Proteins from a single region of Lates calcarifer isolate ASB-BC8 linkage group LG19, TLL_Latcal_v3, whole genome shotgun sequence:
- the slc39a8 gene encoding metal cation symporter ZIP8, producing MFNLRCFVTCVLVFITTSHSIHVIDRDGQGFLENILLYYGENNSISTEHLEDLLLLISARRSEAITEENPLVNQECPSAEQILSHFGFSNVSQLTVGHLGRICPAVLTQVLLPSCPYTTPKTVPPLDYTVWGYGFLAVTVINLASLLGLLLIPFTKKSYFPKVLTYFIGLAIGTLFSNAVLQLIPEALGFDPKADNYVANAVGIFGGFYLLFFVEKILKMALGVEHEHGHSHFTPAEPPQENSLHNGDVMEKKDSIILTSISAITSDKSNPNPEPSHTNVTQSQDIQVSGVMCHWLRGQRITSIKTVAWMITLSDALHNFIDGLAIGASFTVSILTGFSTSTAIVCEEFPHELGDFVILLNAGMSIPQAIFFNLLSAVSCYVGLVFGILLGSSFAPNAIFAIAGGMFLYIALADMFPEMDNIAREQRRTSTKIVFFLIQNAGLLTGFTIILLITMFAGDINLG from the exons ATGTTTAACTTAAGATGCTTTGTTACGTGCGTTTTGGTTTTTATCACAACGTCCCACAGTATCCATGTGATTGACCGAGATGGACAGGGATTTCTGGAGAATATTTTACTCTATTACGGTGAAAATAATTCAATTTCAACAGAGCATCTGGAGGATTTGCTGCTGTTAATCTCAGCCAGAAGGTCAGAGGCAATAACTGAAGAAAATCCACTGGTAAACCAAGAG TGTCCCTCAGCTGAGCAGATCTTGTCCCACTTTGGGTTCAGTAATGTCAGTCAGCTGACTGTGGGACATCTGGGGAGGATCTGTCCCGCTGTGTTGACCCAGGTGCTGCTGCCCTCCTGCCCCTACACCACCCCCAAGACCGTGCCGCCCCTCGACTACACTG TCTGGGGTTACGGGTTTCTGGCCGTCACCGTGATCAACCTCGCGTCTCTGCTCGGCCTTTTGCTGATACCCTTCACCAAGAAATCTTATTTCCCCAAAGTGCTGACCTACTTCATCGGCCTGGCCATCGGGACACTCTTCTCCAACGCTGTACTTCAGCTCATACCAGAG GCCCTGGGTTTTGATCCTAAAGCTGATAACTATGTGGCGAATGCAGTTGGAATATTCGGTGGATTTTACCTCCTGTTTTTTGTGGAGAAGATTCTGAAAATGGCTCTGGGGGTGGAGCATGAG CATGGCCACAGCCACTTCACTCCTGCAGAGCCGCCTCAGGAAAACTCCCTCCACAACGGAGACGTAATGGAGAAAAAGGACTCCATCATTTTGACCAGCATCAGCGCCATCACCTCAGACAAGAGCAAcccaaacccagaaccttccCACACGAACGTGACACAGTCTCAG GACATCCAGGTGTCTGGTGTGATGTGCCACTGGCTGCGTGGGCAACGCATCACCAGCATCAAGACGGTGGCGTGGATGATAACTCTGAGCGACGCCCTGCACAACTTCATCGATGGTCTGGCTATCGGCGCCTCGTTCACCGTGTCAATACTGACAGGGTTCAGCACATCGACTGCAATTGTGTGTGAGGAGTTTCCCCATGAGCTGG GTGACTTTGTGATCCTCCTGAACGCTGGTATGAGCATCCCACAGGCCATTTTCTTCAACCTGCTGTCGGCGGTGTCGTGTTACGTCGGCCTCGTGTTTGGCATTCTGCTCGGGAGCAGCTTTGCCCCTAATGCAATCTTTGCCATCGCAGGAGGAATGTTTCTGTACATTGCACTGGCAGACATG TTCCCAGAAATGGACAACATTGCCCGGGAACAGCGACGTACCTCCACCAAGATCGTCTTCTTCCTGATCCAGAACGCGGGGCTGCTGACCGGCTTCACCATCATACTACTGATCACCATGTTTGCAGGGGATATCAACCTGGGCTAA
- the LOC108876605 gene encoding probable N-acetyltransferase camello, which yields MAGIQIRKYRDDDDEAVKEIFTLGMSEHVPSSFMHILKQPPTQMVLMCMFCALLTSSKSFLLPILAVTLLLAAFRQLVVYMFNKYIDTSLKKDLNSISETYLRQKDSCFWVAEIDGRVVGTVACLPNENVPDCLELKRMSVRRSHRGMGIAKALCRTVVDFTRDKGYASVVLFTSVVQTDAQKLYEHMGYKKIREFVVPELVAKIMNFTLFEYRLDLQRDKKSD from the coding sequence ATGGCTGGTATCCAGATCAGAAAATATCGTGACGATGACGACGAGGCAGTGAAGGAGATCTTCACCCTGGGGATGAGCGAGCACGTGCCTTCGTCCTTCATGCACATTTTGAAACAACCGCCGACCCAGATGGTGCTCATGTGCATGTTCTGCGCTCTCCTGACCAGCTCCAAGTCTTTCCTGCTGCCCATCCTGGCCGTCACTTTGCTCCTGGCGGCGTTCAGGCAGTTAGTCGTCTACATGTTCAACAAATACATTGACACCTCCCTCAAGAAGGACCTCAACAGCATCAGCGAAACCTACCTGAGGCAGAAGGACTCGTGTTTTTGGGTGGCTGAGATCGACGGTCGGGTGGTCGGCACGGTAGCTTGTCTCCCTAATGAGAATGTGCCTGACTGCTTGGAGCTGAAACGCATGTCTGTACGCCGCAGTCACCGCGGGATGGGCATCGCTAAGGCTCTGTGTCGGACAGTGGTAGATTTTACTCGCGACAAAGGTTATGCATCAGTCGTCCTGTTCACCTCTGTGGTGCAGACAGATGCTCAGAAGCTGTACGAGCACATGGGCTACAAGAAGATAAGAGAGTTTGTCGTTCCTGAACTTGTTGCCAAAATCATGAACTTCACTTTGTTTGAGTACAGACTGGATTTACAGAGAGACAAGAAAAGTGactga